The window CCAACCCCTCCAGCAGCTTCAGCGTAAGCTGGACGGCGATAATGGATTCGACTACATCCTTCTCGACTGCCCCCCCTCTCTATCCCTCTTGACGATGAACGGCCTTGCCGCCAGCAATTACCTTATTGTTCCGATGGAATCCGGCTCTCAATTCAGCTTTGACGGGGTTGAGGATCTTTTGGATATCGTTCGCCTAGTCCAGTCGGTGCAGCCCCAGCTCGCACTGTTAGGTGTACTTATTACCAAGCACGATAAGAGGCAGAATGTTTGTAAGGCGGTCTTCAGCACCATCGTGAATAAGTTTGGTGACGATGTCTTTAAGACAACAATTACAAGCTCAACCGCTGCACGAAAGGCCGAGTTTAGCGGAACAAGCGTCCTACAGTTCGACCGAAACAGTACCGCCTCTCGCGACTATGTGGAGCTAGCGCGGGAGATGTTGGGCCGCCTGGGGGTTGCGCCTCGGGCAGCTACGGCTACTTCAGATGATGCCGCTTAGGTGCGCCTGTATGCCACAATATCACCGTAACCCCTAGCCACAAAACACCGCCCATGGCTAAGAAGCCAGAAAGCAAGGATCTTAGAAAGCTACGCGCTCTAATCGAGCAACGGGCCGATAAAGTGATGGATCCCAAGCGTCCTGGTTTCAACGCCGCCGATATTCTCGGTATTACACTTCTAGCACCTACCCACGAGTCCGAATTTCACCCTCAACTGGACACCCCCAAGGGTGTGGATACCACCCACATGGGTGGCACGCACACGCCCATGGCTGGGGCCACACCAGGGGAGGAGCCACACACTATAGTAGTAGTAAATAGTAATAATACTACTAC of the Candidatus Methylomirabilis tolerans genome contains:
- a CDS encoding ParA family protein — translated: MSTVIAVAMQKGGVGKTSTVVNLADALRRLGFRILVIDLDPQANACRILGTTAPTAAAPTVTDLILNRDTALREATNPTKIPDVSLVYSNIKLASIDHRLRNPEQYPQPLQQLQRKLDGDNGFDYILLDCPPSLSLLTMNGLAASNYLIVPMESGSQFSFDGVEDLLDIVRLVQSVQPQLALLGVLITKHDKRQNVCKAVFSTIVNKFGDDVFKTTITSSTAARKAEFSGTSVLQFDRNSTASRDYVELAREMLGRLGVAPRAATATSDDAA